The Gemmatimonadaceae bacterium genome contains a region encoding:
- the glgB gene encoding 1,4-alpha-glucan branching protein GlgB: MPEDQHDELPPHGDALLTRVEEPAAKPAKPPRGRSTGGKAASFAALLPAPGDLGRLLAGEHSQPHDVLAAHTVTVAGTSGVVIRALMPNAIAAEAVLDVGGVIVPLDTTATGLSNLFCGFIPGATLPLRYRLRFHFADGAVWEREDPYRFLPTIGDVDLHLFGEGTHRRLWEKLGAHVRTMEGVEGTSFAVWAPNAKRVSVVGDFSGWDGRIFPMRSMGGSGVFEVFVPEIRPGALYKFEMLTTEGLIRVKSDPFAFKLEQYPGTASIVQQEGAYQWADSDWMMRRDNKGHWDVLHEPVLIYEMHLGSWARVPEEGHRPLTYREIAPRLAEHVNRLGFTHVELMPVMEHPFYGSWGYQVSGYYAPTSRYGTPDDFRFFVDTLHQHGIGVVLDWVPAHFPKDDYALRRFDGTALFEHADPRLGEHPDWGTLIFNYGRNEVRNFLVANALYWLEEFHADGLRVDAVASMLYLDYSRKAGEWMRNRFGGRENLEAIEFLKQFNETIRDEEPGCFTVAEESTAWPNVTKPAPEGGLGFTFKWNMGWMHDTLVYFTKDPVYRFHHHDQLTFAMMYEYGEHFLMPLSHDEVVHLKGSLYSKMPGDHWQKLANLRLLLAYMLTRPGKKLLFMGTELATPNEWDHDRSLDWHLLDAPERAAYASYVGRLGHLYRGQSALWREDPSWEGFGWVDVADRANSVISYVRRDGERHVLVVLNLTPVPRESYRIGVPDSGTYVKLLSSDDQEWGGSGYGAFDTLETEPSAFHGYPQSVALTLPPLAAVIIGPRG; this comes from the coding sequence ATGCCCGAAGACCAACACGACGAGCTCCCACCGCACGGTGACGCATTGCTCACGCGCGTGGAGGAACCGGCTGCGAAGCCGGCGAAGCCACCTCGCGGGCGCTCGACCGGCGGCAAAGCCGCCTCGTTCGCCGCGCTGCTGCCGGCCCCGGGCGATCTCGGCCGTCTCCTTGCCGGCGAACACTCGCAGCCCCACGACGTCCTCGCCGCGCACACGGTGACCGTCGCGGGCACGAGCGGCGTCGTGATTCGCGCGCTCATGCCTAACGCGATCGCCGCCGAGGCGGTGCTCGATGTGGGCGGAGTCATAGTCCCGCTCGACACGACGGCGACAGGACTCTCGAACCTTTTTTGCGGGTTCATTCCCGGCGCGACATTGCCGTTGCGATACCGGTTGCGATTCCATTTTGCGGACGGAGCGGTCTGGGAGCGCGAGGATCCGTATCGGTTCTTGCCGACGATCGGCGACGTGGACCTTCACCTCTTCGGCGAAGGCACGCACCGGCGTCTCTGGGAGAAGCTCGGCGCGCACGTTCGCACGATGGAGGGCGTCGAAGGGACCAGTTTTGCGGTCTGGGCGCCTAACGCCAAACGCGTCAGCGTCGTCGGGGATTTCAGCGGCTGGGATGGACGCATCTTCCCGATGCGCTCCATGGGCGGCTCCGGAGTGTTCGAGGTGTTCGTCCCGGAGATCAGACCTGGGGCGTTGTACAAGTTCGAAATGCTGACGACCGAAGGCCTCATCCGCGTAAAGAGCGATCCCTTCGCGTTCAAGCTCGAGCAATACCCCGGCACCGCGTCGATCGTGCAGCAAGAGGGCGCGTATCAGTGGGCCGACAGCGACTGGATGATGCGTCGCGACAACAAAGGACATTGGGATGTACTCCACGAGCCGGTGCTGATTTACGAAATGCACCTCGGCTCATGGGCGCGCGTTCCCGAAGAAGGGCACCGACCGCTCACGTATCGCGAGATTGCACCGCGCCTCGCCGAACACGTGAACCGGCTCGGTTTCACGCACGTCGAGCTGATGCCGGTGATGGAGCATCCGTTCTACGGTTCGTGGGGCTATCAGGTGAGCGGCTACTACGCGCCGACGTCGCGCTATGGCACGCCCGACGATTTCCGGTTCTTCGTCGATACGCTCCATCAGCACGGCATCGGCGTCGTTCTCGACTGGGTGCCGGCGCACTTTCCGAAGGACGACTACGCACTCCGTCGCTTTGACGGAACGGCGCTCTTCGAGCACGCCGATCCGCGGTTAGGCGAGCATCCCGATTGGGGAACGCTCATCTTCAATTACGGTCGCAACGAGGTGAGAAATTTCCTCGTTGCCAATGCGCTCTACTGGCTCGAGGAGTTCCACGCCGACGGCCTGCGGGTCGACGCCGTCGCGTCGATGCTCTATCTCGACTACAGCCGCAAGGCCGGCGAATGGATGCGGAATCGCTTCGGCGGACGCGAGAATCTCGAGGCGATCGAGTTTCTGAAGCAGTTCAACGAGACGATCCGAGATGAAGAGCCGGGCTGCTTCACCGTCGCCGAAGAATCGACGGCCTGGCCGAACGTGACCAAGCCGGCGCCGGAGGGCGGGCTGGGCTTCACGTTCAAGTGGAACATGGGATGGATGCACGACACCCTGGTCTACTTCACGAAGGACCCGGTCTACCGATTCCATCATCACGATCAGCTCACCTTCGCGATGATGTACGAGTACGGTGAGCACTTCCTCATGCCGCTATCGCATGACGAGGTGGTTCACCTCAAGGGTTCGCTGTACAGCAAGATGCCGGGTGATCACTGGCAGAAGCTCGCGAATCTTCGGTTGCTGCTGGCGTACATGCTGACGCGTCCGGGCAAGAAGCTCCTGTTCATGGGAACGGAGCTCGCGACGCCTAACGAATGGGATCACGATCGCAGCCTCGACTGGCACCTGCTCGACGCGCCGGAACGCGCCGCGTACGCGTCGTACGTTGGCCGGCTCGGGCATCTGTATCGCGGTCAGTCCGCGCTCTGGCGTGAAGATCCGAGCTGGGAAGGATTCGGCTGGGTCGACGTCGCCGATCGCGCGAACTCGGTGATCTCGTATGTGCGTCGCGACGGCGAGCGCCACGTGCTGGTCGTGCTCAATCTCACGCCGGTGCCGCGCGAATCGTATCGCATCGGCGTTCCCGACAGCGGCACGTATGTGAAGCTGCTATCGAGCGACGATCAGGAGTGGGGCGGCAGTGGCTACGGGGCCTTCGATACGCTCGAGACGGAGCCGTCGGCGTTCCATGGCTATCCGCAGTCCGTTGCGCTGACGCTGCCGCCGTTGGCAGCGGTGATCATCGGGCCAAGGGGCTGA
- the malQ gene encoding 4-alpha-glucanotransferase, whose translation MATKTKVSAVRRLADAVGIVPKYLDQTGTEWRQTSNESRVALLSAMGIDASTEAAADTALRALRLAERRELIPPVRVVEFTDDSPVRHVAARLASPPNATARWRLELTLETGETRSADGVWPEGRFAELSIPWPDYPALGYHQLRLTLDSGKRTTSAEQTFIVVPSRCVQARDLLGDRRAFGLVANLYTVRSAQNWGVGDFSDLKQLIEWTGSLGGAFVGVNPLHALANTGDGISPYSPVSRIFRNPIYIDVKGVPELHRAPNVAQRLDHPELEAELEALRENPQVQYAQVMAIKMPVLEELHRVFARGGDGERRTAYDEFVRANDPELTRFATFMSIAESRRSWNWREWPATFHDPASDAVTELQRLHAEGIDLHRWIQFELDRQLGDVAIAARGAKLSIGLYQDLAIGTSPGGADTWSNPTLFVRGASIGASPDPYAATGQNWGLPPIDPRALRRDRYRYFIRLVQSGFRHAGALRIDHVMGLFRLFWIPEGKTGREGAYVSYPSADLLGILALESVRHNALVVGEDLGTVPKEVPPALEKWGVLSSKVLYFERDKRGCFSAADRYPPLALATANTHDMATLAGFWRGQDIEDRARVGLIADADAKGKAQAEREQDKAALLERLVREKVIAPGRAPNDAELRGAIHEFLCKTPTELVGVSLDDLAGEVDAVNVPGVGPEKHASWTRKMSMTLEEMRTSEQVRAALRCADRRK comes from the coding sequence GTGGCTACGAAAACCAAAGTGTCGGCGGTGCGGCGATTGGCCGACGCGGTCGGGATCGTTCCGAAGTATCTGGACCAAACCGGCACGGAGTGGCGTCAGACGTCGAACGAGTCGCGCGTCGCGCTGCTGTCGGCGATGGGGATCGACGCCTCGACGGAAGCGGCGGCCGACACGGCGCTGCGTGCCCTGCGTCTCGCCGAGCGTCGGGAGCTGATCCCGCCGGTTCGCGTGGTCGAGTTCACCGACGATTCTCCGGTTCGGCACGTCGCGGCGCGATTGGCTTCGCCGCCTAACGCCACCGCGCGGTGGCGCCTCGAGCTCACCCTCGAAACCGGCGAGACGCGAAGCGCCGACGGCGTGTGGCCCGAGGGCCGTTTCGCCGAGCTTTCCATTCCGTGGCCCGACTATCCTGCGCTGGGCTATCATCAACTGCGCCTGACGCTCGACAGCGGTAAGCGAACGACCAGCGCCGAGCAAACGTTCATTGTCGTACCGTCGCGGTGCGTGCAGGCGCGCGATCTGCTCGGCGACCGGCGCGCGTTTGGCCTGGTGGCCAACCTCTACACGGTGCGCAGCGCGCAGAACTGGGGCGTCGGCGACTTCAGCGATCTGAAGCAGCTCATCGAGTGGACCGGTTCGCTCGGCGGCGCCTTCGTTGGCGTGAACCCGCTGCACGCGCTCGCGAACACGGGCGACGGCATCAGCCCGTACAGCCCGGTGAGCCGCATCTTTCGGAATCCGATCTACATCGATGTGAAGGGCGTTCCGGAGTTGCATCGTGCGCCTAACGTGGCGCAACGTCTCGATCACCCGGAGCTCGAGGCCGAGCTCGAGGCGCTTCGGGAGAATCCGCAGGTGCAGTATGCGCAGGTGATGGCGATCAAGATGCCGGTGCTCGAGGAGCTGCACCGCGTTTTCGCGCGCGGCGGAGACGGCGAACGCCGAACTGCCTACGACGAGTTCGTTCGCGCCAACGATCCCGAGCTCACGCGCTTCGCGACCTTCATGTCGATCGCGGAGTCGCGGCGGTCGTGGAATTGGCGCGAGTGGCCCGCGACCTTTCACGATCCGGCATCGGACGCGGTGACGGAGCTCCAGCGGCTGCACGCCGAGGGGATCGATCTGCATCGGTGGATCCAATTCGAGCTCGATCGCCAGCTCGGCGACGTCGCGATCGCCGCGCGCGGCGCGAAGCTCTCGATTGGCCTGTACCAGGATCTGGCGATCGGTACGTCACCAGGGGGCGCGGACACGTGGTCGAATCCGACGCTCTTCGTGCGGGGCGCGAGCATTGGTGCGTCGCCCGATCCGTACGCGGCGACGGGCCAGAACTGGGGGCTCCCGCCGATCGATCCGCGCGCGCTGCGCCGGGATCGATATCGGTATTTCATTCGCCTCGTGCAGAGCGGATTTCGACATGCGGGCGCCCTGCGCATCGACCACGTGATGGGCCTCTTCCGCCTGTTCTGGATTCCCGAGGGGAAGACGGGCAGAGAAGGCGCGTATGTGAGCTATCCGTCGGCCGACCTGCTCGGGATTCTCGCGCTGGAAAGCGTTAGGCACAACGCGCTCGTCGTCGGCGAGGACCTCGGTACGGTGCCGAAGGAGGTTCCACCCGCACTCGAGAAGTGGGGCGTGTTGTCGTCGAAGGTGCTGTACTTCGAGCGAGACAAGCGCGGCTGCTTTTCCGCGGCGGATCGCTACCCGCCGCTCGCGCTGGCGACGGCGAACACGCACGACATGGCGACGCTCGCCGGCTTCTGGCGCGGTCAGGACATCGAGGACCGCGCGCGGGTCGGCTTGATCGCGGACGCGGATGCGAAAGGCAAGGCACAGGCGGAACGCGAGCAGGACAAGGCAGCACTGCTCGAGCGTCTCGTGCGTGAGAAGGTCATCGCGCCGGGGCGTGCGCCTAACGACGCGGAGCTTCGCGGTGCCATCCACGAGTTTCTGTGCAAGACGCCGACGGAGCTCGTCGGCGTCTCGCTCGACGATCTCGCCGGCGAGGTGGACGCCGTGAACGTGCCGGGCGTCGGCCCGGAGAAGCACGCGAGCTGGACGCGCAAGATGTCGATGACGCTCGAGGAGATGAGGACGAGCGAGCAGGTTCGAGCAGCGCTCCGCTGTGCCGATCGTAGAAAATGA
- the treY gene encoding malto-oligosyltrehalose synthase has protein sequence MTESPLVTRRSRLSATYRVQLNKTFTLNDVRRIVPYLERLGISHLYCSPILAARPGSMHGYDVVDPTRINPEIGTLDDLRALASELEAKGMGILLDIVPNHMGIGPANPYWEDVLTHGLRSRYAEWFDVDWTSGRNKIVLPVLKDELDAVLARGEITFDVKEKTPRLCYGESSWPVDPASMSDELQLARFDPTAVTDTRIFLSGDDGQRRFRALLDAQHYRLTSWRRAPDEINYRRFFDVNDLVALRQEDPVVFDATHDFVLSLVAEGVIDGLRIDHVDGLLDPLGYLERLRKRVEHAREDGETFPIVVEKILSAGEQLRRSWPVQGTTGYEFLNDLEDVFLDPEGYAAVERAYRSARRLTTATFADVAWAGKVKMLDGPLRADVTRLVRPLAPTSDDADRVRRAIVQYIAALPVYRTYVDGRSATPDAQDVAIVDGAIRIARERNGAGASATLDLIRDAMLGRAGEPALDFVQRLQQTSGPAAAKGVEDTALYIYVPLVSRNEVGGAPDRPLDDAVSRFHRANADRACHWPSSLTCVNTHDTKRSADLRARLDVLTECAPEWQRCITRWRRLNRRHRATVGGRLAPDTNTEYLVYQTLIGMWPSPRPGRRADDLPDRAWLASARARLEQYMLKAVKEAKTRTSWTEPDAAYEAALKQFIAAILGGDDDAPFLADVARFVAKIANVGHWNALARLVLQLTAPGVPDTYQGDELWTFSLVDPDNRRAVDYSRREELLASLPAGSLESLHPSDERLKLAVLQRLLNIRREHAALFGRGSYEPIEVRGAHAKHLVVFLRSTDDAQLVVIAPRLLAGSAQSDRVAPDWRDTEIVLPTAVRTGSFRDVLRGGNVDLASGSTSGVRGHMLTVLPMAVLLSP, from the coding sequence ATGACCGAGTCGCCACTCGTCACTCGCCGCTCGCGACTCAGCGCGACCTACCGCGTCCAGCTCAACAAGACGTTCACGCTGAACGACGTCCGTCGCATCGTGCCCTATCTCGAGCGACTGGGGATCTCGCACCTTTACTGCTCGCCGATTCTCGCGGCGCGGCCCGGCAGCATGCATGGCTATGACGTCGTCGACCCGACGCGCATCAATCCGGAGATCGGCACGCTCGACGATTTGCGCGCGCTCGCGAGCGAGCTCGAGGCGAAGGGAATGGGAATTCTGCTCGACATCGTGCCCAATCACATGGGCATCGGACCGGCGAATCCCTACTGGGAGGACGTGCTCACGCACGGGCTGCGCTCTCGTTATGCAGAATGGTTCGATGTCGATTGGACGTCGGGGCGGAACAAGATCGTGCTGCCCGTGCTGAAGGACGAGCTCGACGCCGTGCTCGCGCGCGGTGAGATCACCTTCGACGTGAAGGAGAAGACACCACGCCTGTGCTACGGTGAGAGCTCGTGGCCCGTCGATCCCGCATCGATGTCGGACGAGCTGCAGCTCGCACGCTTCGACCCCACCGCGGTCACCGATACCCGGATCTTTCTCTCGGGTGACGACGGGCAGCGCCGATTCCGTGCACTGCTCGACGCGCAGCACTATCGCCTCACGTCGTGGCGTCGCGCGCCCGACGAGATCAACTATCGTCGTTTCTTCGACGTGAACGATCTCGTCGCGCTCAGGCAGGAGGATCCGGTCGTCTTCGACGCGACGCACGACTTTGTGCTGTCGCTGGTCGCCGAGGGAGTGATCGACGGCCTCCGGATCGACCACGTCGACGGGCTCCTCGACCCGTTAGGCTACCTCGAGCGGCTGCGCAAGCGGGTCGAGCATGCCCGTGAAGACGGCGAGACGTTTCCAATCGTCGTCGAGAAGATATTGTCGGCCGGCGAGCAGCTGCGGCGCAGCTGGCCGGTACAGGGGACGACCGGTTATGAGTTTCTCAACGATCTCGAGGACGTCTTTCTCGATCCCGAAGGTTATGCCGCGGTCGAGCGGGCGTATCGCTCGGCGCGGCGCCTAACGACCGCCACCTTCGCCGACGTCGCGTGGGCGGGGAAGGTCAAGATGCTGGACGGCCCGCTGCGCGCCGACGTCACGCGCCTCGTGCGGCCCCTCGCGCCGACGAGCGACGACGCGGATCGAGTTCGAAGGGCGATCGTCCAGTACATTGCCGCGCTGCCCGTCTATCGCACCTACGTGGACGGCCGGTCGGCGACTCCGGATGCGCAGGACGTGGCGATTGTAGATGGCGCGATCCGGATCGCGCGGGAGCGTAACGGCGCGGGGGCGTCGGCGACGCTCGATCTCATTCGCGACGCCATGCTTGGCCGTGCCGGCGAGCCGGCGCTCGACTTCGTGCAGCGTCTGCAGCAGACGAGCGGCCCAGCAGCGGCGAAAGGCGTCGAGGATACTGCGCTCTACATTTACGTTCCACTCGTCTCGCGAAACGAAGTTGGCGGTGCGCCCGACCGGCCGCTCGATGACGCCGTCAGCCGGTTCCATCGCGCGAATGCGGATCGCGCCTGCCACTGGCCCTCGTCGCTCACCTGCGTGAACACGCACGACACGAAGCGCAGCGCGGATTTGCGTGCGCGGCTCGACGTGCTCACCGAGTGCGCGCCGGAGTGGCAGCGCTGCATAACGCGTTGGCGGCGGCTCAACCGGCGGCATCGCGCGACCGTCGGTGGACGCCTCGCGCCAGATACCAACACCGAGTACCTCGTTTATCAAACGCTCATCGGCATGTGGCCCTCGCCGCGACCGGGGCGCCGGGCCGATGACCTGCCCGATCGCGCCTGGCTCGCTTCGGCGCGGGCGCGGCTCGAGCAGTACATGCTCAAGGCAGTCAAGGAAGCAAAGACGCGAACGAGCTGGACCGAACCCGACGCCGCGTACGAAGCTGCGCTCAAGCAATTCATCGCCGCCATTCTCGGCGGTGACGACGATGCGCCCTTCCTGGCCGACGTCGCTCGCTTCGTCGCGAAGATCGCGAACGTCGGGCACTGGAACGCGCTCGCGCGTCTCGTGCTGCAGCTGACGGCGCCCGGCGTCCCCGACACCTATCAGGGCGACGAGCTCTGGACCTTCTCACTCGTGGATCCGGACAACCGGCGCGCTGTGGATTACTCGAGACGAGAAGAGTTGCTCGCGTCGCTGCCGGCAGGATCGCTCGAGTCGCTGCACCCGTCGGACGAGCGCCTCAAGCTCGCGGTGCTGCAGCGTCTACTCAACATTCGACGCGAGCACGCAGCACTTTTTGGTCGCGGGTCCTATGAGCCGATCGAGGTGCGCGGTGCACACGCGAAGCATCTCGTGGTCTTCCTTCGCAGCACCGACGACGCGCAGCTGGTCGTGATCGCGCCGCGCCTCCTCGCCGGAAGCGCGCAATCCGACCGCGTGGCTCCGGATTGGAGGGACACCGAGATTGTGCTTCCAACCGCTGTCCGCACGGGTTCGTTCCGCGACGTCTTACGAGGGGGAAATGTTGATCTTGCGAGCGGCTCGACATCCGGCGTTCGCGGGCACATGTTGACGGTCCTGCCAATGGCCGTATTGCTCAGCCCGTAA
- a CDS encoding flippase-like domain-containing protein encodes MTPATRSRPIKHWLLTGLSFSAVIGVSVYMIAEWWDQGSLNLPLRSHVLAILAVVAEVVARSLKLTWSAKAVRIRLPFRISLRTSLAGDFGGAITPARSGAEPARFLVLVEAGVVATNALVVLFAELLLEALSLAFVVLVVAIVFRNAGRVLGALIGVVGVYAGFVLGIAVLAVVLARRHVGDAAPRWAERIGLRAGRWRVIGQWLARVRMAVDAVQNVKISWALAAFLASVTHVAMRLCVLPLLVLPAVTEPVPLAPLALWPLGFLYGAAVVPAPGGGGAVELAFRAALGKVIPAHAFPAALVWWRFYTFYIYIALGAIIAGGVALRAVRKTDELEEELERA; translated from the coding sequence GTGACGCCCGCCACCCGATCACGGCCGATCAAACACTGGCTGCTCACCGGACTCTCATTTTCCGCGGTGATCGGCGTTTCGGTGTACATGATCGCCGAGTGGTGGGATCAGGGATCGCTGAACTTGCCCTTGCGATCGCACGTCCTGGCGATCCTCGCCGTCGTCGCGGAGGTGGTTGCTCGCTCGCTCAAGTTGACGTGGAGCGCGAAGGCGGTGCGCATCCGGTTACCGTTTCGCATTTCCTTACGTACCAGCCTCGCGGGTGACTTCGGCGGCGCGATCACTCCCGCTCGAAGTGGCGCCGAGCCGGCGCGCTTCCTCGTGCTCGTCGAGGCGGGAGTCGTCGCGACCAATGCACTCGTCGTCCTGTTCGCCGAGCTGCTGCTCGAGGCGCTTTCGCTCGCGTTCGTGGTGCTCGTGGTGGCGATCGTCTTCCGCAATGCGGGCAGAGTTCTCGGCGCACTCATAGGCGTGGTCGGTGTATATGCGGGCTTCGTCCTCGGAATTGCCGTGCTCGCCGTGGTGCTGGCCCGTCGCCACGTTGGGGACGCGGCGCCCCGCTGGGCAGAGCGCATCGGCCTTCGGGCCGGACGCTGGCGCGTGATTGGACAGTGGCTCGCGCGCGTACGCATGGCGGTCGACGCCGTGCAGAACGTCAAGATCTCGTGGGCGCTCGCCGCGTTTCTCGCGTCGGTGACGCACGTCGCGATGAGACTCTGTGTATTGCCGTTGCTGGTGCTCCCCGCGGTGACGGAGCCGGTCCCGCTCGCGCCGCTCGCGCTCTGGCCGCTGGGATTCCTGTATGGCGCGGCGGTCGTTCCAGCACCGGGCGGTGGCGGCGCGGTGGAGCTGGCCTTCCGAGCCGCGTTAGGCAAAGTTATTCCTGCGCACGCCTTCCCCGCGGCCCTCGTCTGGTGGCGATTCTACACCTTCTACATCTATATCGCGTTAGGCGCGATCATCGCCGGCGGCGTCGCGTTGCGCGCGGTTCGCAAGACCGATGAGCTCGAGGAAGAGCTGGAACGAGCCTGA
- the glgP gene encoding alpha-glucan family phosphorylase, with the protein MTLVSINSTVAYFSMEICLEQAVPTYSGGLGVLAGDTLRSAADLAVPMIGITLLHRKGYFEQHLDHAGTQTEQPVAWRPEDVLDLLPVSASVQIEGRTVRVRAWRYIIRGVSGHEVPVFLLDTAVPENTPWDQTLTDYLYGGDSHYRLCQEVVLGMGGAAILRALGYNGEVHYHLNEGHSALLTLCLLEWQLDGRARFELDESDIDAVRRRVVFTTHTPVPAGHDKFPVDMVRHVLGAEQVALLEQAQCIGEGTLNLTHLALRLSRFVNGVAMKHREVSQGMFPSYPINSITNGVHASTWTSPSFQALFDRRIPEWRSDNYYLRYAIGIPLQEIRAAHAEAKHVLLEEITARSGVTLDPKVFTIGFARRATPYKRADLVISNPERLLQIADSIGPIQIVFGGKAHPHDVGGKELIRRIHEASLKLADAVKIVYVENYEMEIAAKMVAGVDLWLNNPMKPLEASGTSGMKGALNGVPSLSVLDGWWIEGHIEGVTGWSIGTSSSEGDQSKDASDLYLKLERVILPLFYGLPFAYAEVMRSAIALNGSFFNTQRMVEQYVRNAYFPAGAMVEETVA; encoded by the coding sequence ATGACTTTGGTTTCTATAAACTCGACGGTCGCCTATTTCTCGATGGAGATCTGCCTGGAACAGGCAGTCCCCACGTACAGCGGCGGCCTTGGCGTTTTGGCGGGTGATACGCTGCGTTCCGCCGCAGATCTGGCCGTGCCGATGATCGGCATCACGCTGCTTCACCGGAAGGGCTATTTCGAGCAGCATCTCGACCACGCCGGCACGCAGACCGAGCAGCCGGTCGCATGGCGTCCCGAAGATGTCCTCGATCTTCTGCCGGTGAGCGCATCGGTACAGATCGAAGGGCGAACGGTTCGCGTTCGCGCGTGGCGATACATTATCCGCGGCGTATCGGGGCACGAGGTTCCGGTGTTCCTGCTCGACACCGCGGTTCCCGAGAACACGCCGTGGGATCAGACGCTCACCGACTATCTCTATGGTGGCGACAGTCATTACCGGCTGTGCCAGGAGGTCGTTCTCGGCATGGGCGGCGCGGCGATTCTCCGCGCGCTCGGCTACAACGGCGAGGTGCACTACCACCTCAACGAAGGCCACTCAGCGCTCTTGACGCTGTGTCTCCTCGAGTGGCAGCTCGACGGGCGCGCGCGATTCGAGCTCGACGAGTCGGACATCGACGCCGTCAGGCGCCGTGTCGTTTTCACGACGCACACGCCGGTCCCGGCTGGTCACGACAAGTTTCCGGTCGACATGGTGCGCCATGTGTTAGGCGCCGAGCAGGTCGCGCTGCTCGAGCAGGCGCAGTGCATCGGTGAGGGAACGCTCAACCTGACGCACCTCGCGCTTCGCCTCTCGCGCTTCGTCAACGGCGTCGCGATGAAGCATCGCGAAGTGTCGCAGGGGATGTTTCCGAGCTACCCGATCAACTCGATCACGAACGGCGTCCATGCGTCGACCTGGACGTCGCCGTCGTTTCAGGCGTTGTTCGATCGCCGCATTCCCGAGTGGCGCTCCGACAACTACTACCTGCGTTATGCGATTGGCATTCCGCTGCAGGAGATTCGCGCCGCGCACGCCGAGGCGAAGCACGTTCTCCTCGAGGAGATCACGGCGCGCAGCGGCGTCACGCTCGATCCGAAGGTGTTCACGATCGGGTTCGCGCGTCGCGCCACGCCGTACAAGCGCGCCGATTTAGTGATCTCGAATCCCGAGCGCCTGCTGCAGATCGCCGATTCGATCGGTCCGATCCAGATCGTGTTCGGCGGCAAGGCGCATCCGCACGACGTCGGCGGCAAGGAGCTCATTCGCCGCATCCATGAAGCGTCGCTGAAGCTCGCCGACGCGGTGAAGATCGTCTACGTCGAGAACTACGAGATGGAGATCGCGGCGAAGATGGTCGCCGGCGTCGACCTCTGGCTCAACAACCCGATGAAGCCCCTCGAGGCCTCGGGCACGAGCGGCATGAAGGGAGCGCTCAACGGCGTGCCGAGTCTCTCGGTGCTCGACGGTTGGTGGATCGAGGGCCACATCGAGGGCGTCACGGGCTGGTCGATCGGAACGTCGAGCTCAGAAGGCGATCAGTCGAAGGACGCGTCGGATCTTTACCTGAAACTCGAGCGCGTAATCCTGCCGCTTTTTTACGGACTTCCATTCGCTTACGCTGAAGTAATGCGTTCTGCGATCGCGTTGAATGGATCGTTCTTCAACACGCAGCGGATGGTAGAGCAGTACGTGCGCAACGCGTACTTCCCGGCCGGGGCGATGGTCGAAGAAACTGTCGCGTAG